One part of the Phragmites australis chromosome 3, lpPhrAust1.1, whole genome shotgun sequence genome encodes these proteins:
- the LOC133913522 gene encoding uncharacterized protein LOC133913522: MRSMPFQLKNSLHHHGAPMEGKPPQQQQHPALPRVSRFRRLLVRVSASERFAADVKERDKDEKTQPSAAGEADAAGSVGLDRMVLSFMEDAATIERPPRGRCNCFNGSNHEESDDEEFDFLPSDHSSSSAVAAAGDTLEALKGLVQSTNVVERNLLADASRIAERCSKNCKGKAECRRAVADGLRALGYDAAVCKSRWEKTPTYPAGEHEYIDAVVGAEEVRLIVEVDFRPQFELARSTKAYRAALQALPPMFVGTPDRLGKTVAVVAEAARQSLKKKGLHFPPWRKPEYMRAKWLSPHVRCGDKPVVPGPAALSAATPVQAASFSGEFELLFDRKPNGDTAAAEGGGGGEKITVVVSPWRPTEEASNKLQVPKAKVVTGLAAVL, encoded by the exons ATGCGATCGATGCCGTTCCAACTCAAGAACAGTCTTCACCACCACGGTGCTCCCATGGAGGGGaagccgccgcagcagcagcagcatcctGCGCTGCCAAGAGTGTCGAGGTTCCGGAGGCTGCTGGTGAGGGTGTCCGCGTCGGAGAGGTTCGCCGCGGATGTCAAGGAGAGGGACAAAGACGAGAAGACGCAGCCGTCCGCCGCCGGCGAGGCAGACGCGGCGGGGTCCGTCGGGCTGGACCGCATGGTGCTGAGCTTCATGGAGGATGCCGCGACCATCgagcggccgccgcgcgggcggTGCAACTGCTTCAACGGCAGCAACCACGAGGAGAGCGACGACGAGGAGTTCGACTTCCTCCCCTCCGACCACTCCTCTTcgtccgccgtcgccgccgccggggacACCTTGGAGGCTCTCAAG GGCCTGGTGCAGAGCACGAACGTCGTGGAGCGGAACCTCCTCGCGGACGCGTCCAGGATCGCTGAGCGGTGCAGCAAGAACTGCAAGGGCAAGGCGGAGTGCCGCCGCGCGGTGGCGGACGGCCTCAGGGCCCTCGGCTATGACGCCGCCGTGTGCAAATCGAGGTGGGAGAAGACCCCCACCTACCCCGCAG GGGAGCATGAGTACATCGACGCGGTGGTGGGGGCGGAGGAGGTCAGGCTCATCGTGGAGGTGGACTTCCGGCCGCAGTTCGAGCTGGCGCGTTCGACTAAGGCCTACCGCGCGGCGCTGCAGGCGCTGCCGCCGATGTTCGTCGGAACGCCGGACCGTCTCGGGAAGACCGTGGCCGTCgtggcggaggcggcgcggcagagtctgaagaagaaggggcTGCACTTCCCGCCGTGGCGCAAGCCGGAGTACATGCGTGCCAAGTGGCTCTCCCCGCACGTCCGCTGCGGCGACAAGCCCGTCGTTCCGGGCCCCGCCGCTCTGTCCGCAGCGACCCCGGTCCAAGCGGCGAGCTTCTCCGGCGAGTTCGAGCTCCTGTTCGACCGGAAGCCAAACGGTGACACCGCCGCtgcggagggcggcggcggcggcgagaagATCACGGTGGTGGTGTCGCCGTGGCGCCCGACGGAGGAGGCGAGCAATAAGCTGCAGGTGCCCAAGGCGAAGGTCGTCACGGGGCTCGCCGCCGTCCTCTGA